The following proteins are co-located in the Nonlabens ponticola genome:
- a CDS encoding SDR family oxidoreductase: MLEGKTYLITGIADEHSLAMYTAREIIKNGGKVVCTGLGVSKHHSDLSDKAKAFLNQNYEDFKQSVQKELGDSHTAILDVTIDANIESFAQELADKNIKLDGFLHAIAMDKTIRKKEVKPLIDVTLQEFCDTMDVSAYSLISVTRHLIEKNVLQKGASICSLSYIAAAKVTFHPYRNISIAKAALERITVELADELGRKHQMRCNAVRFSPFMGSKAGNATLRPEDVETSNRMSPLGNARPEDLAFEIVHLFRPESRITGEIRHVDGGYHITG, translated from the coding sequence ATGCTAGAAGGAAAAACATATTTAATTACAGGAATTGCAGACGAGCACTCGTTGGCGATGTACACGGCTCGCGAGATTATTAAGAATGGCGGCAAGGTTGTTTGTACGGGTCTTGGCGTCAGTAAACATCATAGTGATCTCTCAGATAAAGCAAAAGCTTTTCTCAACCAAAACTATGAGGATTTCAAACAATCAGTTCAAAAAGAATTGGGCGATAGTCATACTGCCATACTGGACGTTACCATCGATGCAAATATTGAGAGCTTTGCACAGGAATTGGCAGATAAAAACATCAAACTAGATGGTTTCCTGCATGCTATTGCCATGGACAAAACCATACGCAAGAAAGAGGTAAAACCACTGATTGATGTGACGCTTCAGGAGTTTTGCGATACTATGGATGTGAGTGCTTATTCATTAATAAGTGTTACCAGACATCTTATAGAAAAAAACGTGTTACAAAAAGGTGCGTCGATCTGTTCCTTAAGTTACATCGCTGCGGCAAAAGTTACTTTTCATCCTTACCGAAACATCAGCATCGCAAAAGCCGCACTAGAACGTATCACCGTTGAACTTGCCGATGAGCTGGGCCGTAAACACCAGATGCGCTGCAACGCCGTGCGATTTTCACCTTTCATGGGCAGTAAGGCTGGTAATGCAACCTTGCGCCCAGAAGATGTTGAAACATCCAACCGTATGAGTCCGCTGGGCAATGCGCGTCCGGAAGATCTCGCGTTTGAAATTGTCCACCTTTTTAGACCAGAAAGTCGCATCACGGGCGAGATACGTCATGTTGACGGCGGCTACCATATCACTGGTTAA
- a CDS encoding FMN-binding glutamate synthase family protein, giving the protein MESVLEFLGSIAWYWYLLFFIVLVAIRDIFQKNHIILRNFPVVGHARYWLESIGPELRQYIVANNREELPFNRIERGWIYASAKDENNYEGFGTDRDIYSHQYIFINNAMVPFKVEKGSQVDKEPDFVPCAKVMGAAKNRKRPYRPASIINISAMSYGSLSAKAIDAMNHGAKKVHAYHNTGEGGLSPYHKRGADVVFHFGTGYFGVRDDDGNFSMEKLKQLVKDHPQVRAIEVKLSQGAKPGKGGVLPGSKITKEISEIRNVPMGKDVLSPPSHTAFEGIDGLVEFVESIAQETGLPVGIKAAIGKLEQWEELADIMKVTGKGPDFITIDGGEGGTGAAPPSFADHVSLPWVYGFSSLYQVFQARDMTDDIVFVASGKLGFPAKAAMAFSMGADCINVAREAMISIGCIQAKACHNNTCPTGVATQNKWLQRGIVVPEKADRLASYFKKFNKEVLEITHAAGYEHPCQFDMRDVDVSIGDNNMTQTLEYTYKYQKSPVAFQSMQHLKDCVHLGGSK; this is encoded by the coding sequence ATGGAATCTGTATTAGAGTTTTTGGGTAGTATCGCGTGGTATTGGTATCTGTTGTTTTTTATTGTTCTAGTAGCAATCCGAGATATTTTCCAGAAGAATCATATCATTCTGCGCAATTTTCCTGTGGTAGGTCATGCGCGTTACTGGCTGGAGAGCATTGGCCCAGAATTACGCCAATATATTGTAGCAAATAATCGCGAGGAATTACCATTTAATAGAATTGAGCGTGGTTGGATTTATGCAAGTGCCAAGGATGAGAATAACTACGAGGGCTTTGGAACTGATCGGGATATTTACTCGCACCAATACATTTTTATCAATAACGCCATGGTGCCTTTTAAGGTTGAGAAAGGAAGTCAGGTAGATAAAGAGCCAGATTTTGTTCCTTGTGCCAAGGTCATGGGCGCGGCCAAAAACAGAAAAAGACCATACCGTCCTGCCAGCATCATTAATATTAGTGCCATGAGTTACGGTAGTTTGAGCGCCAAGGCTATTGATGCGATGAATCATGGTGCCAAAAAAGTACATGCTTACCACAACACTGGTGAAGGTGGTTTGTCACCATACCATAAGCGCGGTGCAGATGTGGTTTTTCATTTTGGTACGGGTTACTTTGGCGTGCGAGATGACGATGGAAACTTTTCCATGGAAAAACTCAAGCAGCTAGTAAAAGATCATCCACAAGTGCGTGCGATTGAGGTAAAATTATCGCAAGGTGCCAAACCTGGAAAAGGTGGCGTACTGCCAGGTTCTAAAATAACCAAAGAAATTAGTGAGATACGCAATGTACCTATGGGTAAAGATGTGCTATCACCACCATCGCACACAGCTTTTGAAGGCATCGATGGTCTGGTTGAGTTTGTAGAAAGCATAGCGCAAGAAACAGGATTGCCCGTAGGAATTAAAGCGGCGATAGGCAAGCTAGAACAATGGGAAGAACTGGCAGATATCATGAAAGTGACAGGTAAAGGCCCGGATTTTATAACTATAGATGGTGGTGAAGGCGGCACTGGTGCGGCTCCACCTAGTTTTGCAGATCACGTCTCGCTACCATGGGTCTACGGTTTTTCCAGCTTATATCAAGTATTTCAAGCTAGAGATATGACTGATGATATTGTCTTTGTAGCTAGTGGTAAATTAGGTTTTCCTGCCAAAGCCGCGATGGCATTTTCTATGGGTGCCGATTGTATCAATGTAGCTCGCGAGGCGATGATTTCCATAGGCTGTATTCAGGCAAAGGCTTGTCATAATAATACCTGTCCTACTGGTGTTGCTACTCAAAACAAGTGGTTGCAGCGAGGAATCGTCGTTCCAGAAAAAGCAGATCGACTTGCTAGCTATTTTAAGAAATTCAATAAAGAAGTGTTGGAAATTACACATGCTGCCGGTTATGAGCATCCATGCCAATTTGATATGCGTGATGTAGATGTGAGTATAGGTGACAACAACATGACCCAAACGCTGGAATACACATACAAATATCAAAAATCACCTGTCGCTTTTCAAAGCATGCAGCATCTCAAGGATTGCGTGCATCTAGGTGGATCTAAATAA
- a CDS encoding 3-oxoacyl-ACP synthase III family protein — MNNAFIKGTGSYAPENVVKNDFFESVGSNDAWIYKNLGIKERRISTGETTSDLATQAGKKAIENAELSVDDIDLIILATATPDKLAPSCACFVQEKLGAFNAVAFDISAVCSGAVFATATAVQFIKSGMYKNVLVIGADTFSNITDWERRDSVFFGDGAGAMVISHTTEDKGFIDFLLHTDGRGKDCWNIPAGGSLTPTTTETLDQGLQYFQMDGPAVYQTAVDVVPKSINKILKLNNLHIDQIDHLIPHQPSVRILQSVAETVGLPWEKVHTNMDRYANTSGGTIPIMLDEVHRQGLFEKGQHVLFAAVGAGWTWGTAIYKW; from the coding sequence ATGAATAATGCCTTTATTAAAGGAACTGGATCTTATGCTCCAGAAAATGTAGTGAAAAATGATTTTTTTGAATCCGTAGGATCAAACGATGCGTGGATTTATAAAAATCTAGGAATTAAAGAAAGACGTATCTCTACTGGTGAGACCACCAGCGATCTTGCCACCCAGGCAGGAAAAAAGGCGATAGAAAATGCAGAACTTAGCGTTGATGATATTGACCTTATCATACTAGCTACCGCAACACCTGATAAACTGGCTCCATCCTGCGCGTGTTTTGTTCAAGAAAAACTGGGTGCTTTTAATGCAGTGGCTTTTGATATTTCTGCAGTTTGTAGTGGTGCTGTTTTTGCCACTGCTACCGCTGTCCAATTTATCAAGTCCGGTATGTATAAAAATGTACTGGTGATAGGTGCAGACACGTTTTCTAACATTACCGACTGGGAACGTCGTGACTCGGTATTTTTTGGCGATGGTGCTGGCGCGATGGTGATTTCGCATACTACAGAAGACAAAGGATTCATCGATTTCTTATTACATACAGATGGTCGCGGTAAAGATTGCTGGAATATTCCAGCTGGTGGCTCGCTGACGCCTACCACAACTGAAACCCTAGATCAAGGGTTACAGTATTTTCAAATGGATGGCCCAGCGGTTTATCAAACGGCTGTTGATGTGGTGCCTAAGTCCATCAATAAAATACTAAAACTCAACAATCTCCATATCGATCAAATCGACCATTTGATACCGCATCAACCTAGTGTGCGTATTCTGCAAAGTGTAGCTGAAACCGTTGGATTACCATGGGAAAAAGTGCATACCAATATGGATCGATACGCTAACACTTCCGGTGGCACGATTCCCATCATGCTGGATGAGGTACATCGACAAGGCCTTTTTGAAAAAGGGCAGCATGTGCTCTTTGCCGCGGTAGGTGCTGGCTGGACTTGGGGCACGGCGATATATAAGTGGTGA
- a CDS encoding M1 family metallopeptidase → MRYFFIALLFSFSTILDAQGIEQPKVDFITATAQVEVDTSITYIKGSVSFEIQILEDVDTLKIDARNLDDFQVTSSTHPDLASSKNDAEIVVVSCFRESKTAQITINYTATPTQALYFIDKDADGNWDQAWTQGQGKYTSNWMPSIDDVNEKMIWDISVIAPNGLTAIANGKLLSKTSDQDATTWNYDMTRPMSSYLLALAIGDYASQSKKSERGTPLQFYYYPEDKSKLWSTYQQSVEIFNFLEKEIGIAYPWQNYKQVPVKDFLYAGMENTGTTFFDDQFVQDAAGAIDRSYVNVNAHELSHQWFGNLVTAQSGEHHWLQEGFATYYALLAEKELYGNQHFMVKLYENAEALADQTRTGKSIALLDPKASSLTFYQHGAWAAHALRELVGDAAFKKSIKEFLQEYSFKSASTDDLLNIMTANSGKDLSYYKKTWLLSEQFPSQEALRLLRADKFMEEYLQLLARRISPFEDAYNSYKETLKYPVSKEMVLEMIAQLNLHDDYRKYSLQSTAASINNAEIRQLIALTTREVTPDNQNLVAELLLDKSYLTRESAMYLLWNAAINKEKMLRTAWSAWDTTNESLEMAWLVLAINTDGFIDQEKLSFTTRLQQFTAASFGIETRMAAFDYLKALDFFAESNYIDLLNSAAHHNWRYYTYARNLIKELQKDPKHAAALKAAMDQVNDKAKTKLEQVLDLE, encoded by the coding sequence ATGAGATATTTTTTTATTGCCCTTTTATTTTCTTTTTCCACCATCCTAGACGCTCAAGGAATCGAGCAGCCCAAGGTAGATTTTATTACTGCTACCGCGCAGGTTGAAGTCGATACAAGCATCACGTATATTAAGGGATCGGTTTCGTTTGAAATTCAGATTTTGGAAGATGTTGATACGCTCAAAATCGATGCAAGGAACTTAGATGATTTTCAAGTTACGTCTAGCACACATCCTGATCTTGCAAGCAGTAAGAATGATGCAGAAATTGTTGTGGTATCATGCTTTCGCGAAAGCAAAACAGCCCAAATCACTATCAACTACACAGCGACACCAACGCAGGCTCTATACTTTATTGACAAGGATGCTGACGGAAATTGGGACCAAGCGTGGACGCAAGGTCAAGGTAAATACACGAGTAACTGGATGCCAAGTATTGATGATGTGAACGAGAAAATGATTTGGGATATTTCGGTCATCGCACCCAACGGTCTCACGGCAATCGCCAATGGAAAACTCCTATCCAAAACCAGCGATCAAGATGCCACGACATGGAATTATGACATGACTAGACCCATGTCTAGTTATCTGCTCGCTTTGGCCATAGGCGATTATGCATCGCAATCCAAAAAATCAGAACGCGGCACACCACTTCAATTTTACTATTATCCAGAAGATAAATCTAAATTATGGTCCACCTACCAGCAGTCTGTTGAGATATTTAATTTTCTTGAAAAGGAAATAGGGATTGCTTACCCATGGCAAAACTACAAGCAAGTACCTGTCAAGGATTTTTTATATGCTGGTATGGAAAATACTGGAACTACCTTTTTTGACGACCAGTTTGTCCAAGACGCTGCTGGCGCGATAGATCGCAGCTATGTAAATGTCAATGCGCACGAGCTGTCACATCAATGGTTTGGAAATCTTGTGACTGCTCAATCAGGTGAACATCACTGGCTGCAAGAAGGATTTGCAACGTACTATGCACTATTAGCAGAGAAAGAACTTTACGGCAACCAGCATTTTATGGTCAAGCTCTATGAAAACGCTGAGGCTCTTGCAGACCAAACAAGAACTGGAAAAAGCATTGCCCTACTCGATCCCAAGGCTAGCTCACTCACTTTTTATCAGCATGGCGCCTGGGCAGCACACGCCTTGAGAGAATTGGTTGGTGATGCTGCTTTCAAGAAAAGTATCAAGGAGTTTTTACAGGAGTACTCTTTCAAGAGTGCGAGCACAGATGATTTGCTCAATATTATGACGGCAAACTCTGGCAAGGATCTTTCCTATTACAAGAAGACCTGGCTACTGTCTGAGCAATTCCCATCACAAGAAGCCTTGAGATTGTTGCGCGCAGATAAATTTATGGAAGAGTACTTGCAGTTACTGGCTAGACGTATTTCACCATTTGAAGATGCTTACAATAGTTATAAGGAAACCCTGAAATATCCTGTGAGCAAGGAAATGGTATTGGAAATGATCGCACAGCTTAATCTGCATGACGATTACCGCAAGTACAGTCTACAATCAACTGCTGCGTCTATCAATAATGCAGAAATTAGACAGTTGATCGCACTTACTACCAGAGAAGTCACGCCTGATAATCAAAACCTAGTCGCCGAATTGCTATTGGACAAATCCTACCTGACGCGAGAAAGCGCGATGTACCTGCTGTGGAATGCGGCGATCAACAAAGAGAAAATGCTGCGTACCGCATGGTCTGCATGGGATACCACAAATGAATCGCTAGAGATGGCATGGCTGGTATTAGCGATTAATACCGATGGCTTTATCGATCAAGAAAAATTGAGTTTTACCACTAGACTGCAGCAATTTACAGCTGCTAGTTTTGGCATTGAAACTAGAATGGCGGCTTTTGATTATCTAAAGGCTCTGGACTTTTTTGCGGAAAGTAATTATATTGATCTGCTGAACTCGGCAGCGCATCATAACTGGCGTTACTATACTTATGCTCGCAATTTGATAAAAGAATTACAAAAAGATCCTAAACACGCAGCTGCGCTAAAAGCTGCGATGGATCAGGTGAACGATAAAGCGAAAACAAAACTGGAACAAGTCCTAGACCTAGAGTAA
- a CDS encoding ATP-dependent helicase, with translation MQDYLSQLNEAQRLPVLQKEGPMIVIAGAGSGKTRVLTLRIAYLMQQGVDPFNILALTFTNKAAREMKKRIADIVGQSEAKNLWMGTFHSVFARLLRMEADKLGYPSNFTIYDSQDSQRLTSAIIKEMGLDKDVYKYKQIFSRISSMKNNLITVRAYFANPELIEADEMARRPRFGEIYREYVERCFKAGAMDFDDLLLKTNELINRFPDVLAKYQHRFQYILVDEYQDTNHSQYLIVKALSDKFQNICVVGDDAQSIYAFRGANINNILNFQRDYDNVQAYRLEQNYRSTKNIVEAANSIIEHNKTKLDKVVWTSNTDGPKIVVHRLMSDAEEGRYVASSIWENKMNHQLTNDKFAILYRTNAQSRAMEDALRKRDIPYRIYGGLSFYQRKEVKDVLSYLRLIVNPKDEEALKRVINYPARGIGATTMDKLIVAAKQYDRSIFEVIENIDRVDININGSTKTKLRNFATMIKSFQALEETQNVFELTEYVIKKSALLTELKKDGTQEGISRIENIEELLNGMRDFVEGQKEVDEARGSLAEFLEDVALATDLDNDKGDQDRVSLMTIHLSKGLEFPYLYIVGLEEDLFPSAMSMNTREELEEERRLFYVALTRAEHQAYLTYTLSRYRWGKLVDAEPSRFINEIDEKYLEYTTPMDDYRYKSALTDHLWDEPDKSKLRQSKPKNGTPPTVNKPSEEQIRKLRKMRPVSTADSNANRKPGFEGKLEAGMIVEHARFGRGEVVNLEGVGGERKAEINFKVGGLKKLLLRFAKLDVVDS, from the coding sequence TTGCAAGACTATTTATCCCAACTTAATGAGGCTCAACGACTTCCCGTTTTACAAAAGGAAGGACCCATGATTGTAATTGCTGGTGCAGGCTCTGGAAAAACCAGGGTTCTCACGTTGCGCATCGCCTACTTGATGCAACAAGGCGTAGATCCGTTCAATATCCTCGCACTTACCTTTACTAACAAGGCAGCACGTGAGATGAAAAAGCGTATTGCAGATATCGTGGGACAAAGCGAAGCCAAGAATTTGTGGATGGGAACCTTTCACTCGGTTTTTGCTCGTTTGTTACGCATGGAAGCAGACAAGCTGGGCTACCCATCGAACTTCACCATTTATGATTCTCAAGACTCGCAACGTTTGACCAGCGCGATTATTAAGGAAATGGGACTGGACAAGGATGTGTATAAATACAAGCAAATATTTTCGCGTATTTCCAGCATGAAGAACAATCTGATCACGGTGCGCGCTTATTTCGCCAATCCAGAATTGATCGAGGCAGACGAGATGGCTCGCAGACCACGTTTTGGCGAGATCTATAGAGAATATGTCGAGCGTTGTTTTAAGGCTGGCGCGATGGATTTTGATGATTTATTGCTTAAAACCAACGAGCTAATCAATAGATTTCCCGATGTGCTAGCAAAATACCAACATCGATTCCAGTACATACTGGTGGATGAGTATCAGGATACTAATCACTCGCAATATTTGATTGTTAAGGCGCTATCAGACAAGTTTCAGAATATTTGTGTGGTAGGTGACGATGCACAGTCTATATATGCTTTTCGAGGTGCGAACATCAATAACATTCTCAATTTTCAGCGAGATTATGATAATGTGCAGGCTTATCGTCTTGAGCAGAATTATCGATCCACCAAAAATATTGTCGAAGCCGCAAATTCCATTATAGAGCACAACAAAACTAAACTTGACAAAGTAGTCTGGACGTCTAACACAGATGGTCCCAAAATCGTGGTGCATCGACTCATGAGCGATGCAGAAGAAGGTAGATATGTTGCCAGCAGTATCTGGGAAAACAAGATGAACCACCAGCTCACCAATGATAAGTTTGCTATCCTGTATCGCACAAATGCACAGTCGCGTGCGATGGAGGACGCGTTGCGCAAGCGTGATATTCCTTATCGTATTTATGGCGGATTAAGTTTTTACCAGCGTAAAGAAGTAAAGGATGTGCTGTCCTATTTGAGATTGATTGTCAATCCTAAGGATGAAGAAGCACTTAAAAGAGTCATTAATTATCCAGCGCGAGGTATAGGCGCCACTACTATGGATAAACTGATCGTTGCTGCCAAACAATACGACCGCAGCATCTTTGAAGTGATTGAAAATATTGATAGAGTTGACATAAATATCAACGGCTCTACCAAAACCAAGCTGCGCAACTTTGCCACCATGATCAAGAGTTTTCAAGCACTTGAGGAAACTCAAAATGTATTCGAACTCACAGAGTATGTCATCAAGAAAAGTGCATTACTAACTGAGCTTAAAAAAGACGGTACCCAAGAAGGTATCTCTCGCATAGAAAACATCGAGGAACTGCTCAATGGTATGCGAGATTTTGTAGAAGGACAAAAAGAAGTCGATGAAGCGCGAGGCTCATTGGCAGAATTCCTGGAAGATGTCGCCCTCGCAACAGATCTTGATAATGATAAAGGTGATCAAGATCGTGTGTCACTTATGACCATTCACCTATCTAAAGGACTGGAATTCCCGTATCTATATATAGTAGGGCTGGAAGAAGACTTGTTCCCTAGTGCCATGAGTATGAATACTCGTGAGGAATTGGAGGAAGAACGCAGACTCTTTTATGTAGCTCTCACACGTGCAGAACATCAAGCGTATTTAACGTACACATTAAGTAGATACCGTTGGGGAAAATTAGTGGATGCGGAACCCAGCCGTTTTATAAATGAGATTGACGAGAAGTATCTTGAGTACACCACGCCTATGGATGATTACCGCTATAAAAGCGCGCTTACCGATCATCTATGGGACGAACCAGACAAATCAAAACTGCGTCAGAGTAAGCCCAAGAATGGGACGCCACCTACAGTCAACAAACCTAGCGAAGAACAAATACGCAAATTGCGTAAAATGAGACCAGTCTCTACGGCAGATTCTAACGCCAATAGAAAACCAGGTTTTGAAGGCAAACTGGAAGCTGGAATGATTGTGGAGCACGCACGTTTTGGCCGTGGTGAGGTTGTCAACCTTGAAGGCGTTGGCGGCGAAAGAAAAGCAGAGATTAATTTCAAGGTTGGTGGTTTGAAAAAATTATTACTACGTTTTGCAAAATTGGATGTTGTTGATTCTTAA
- the recG gene encoding ATP-dependent DNA helicase RecG produces the protein MPINFLTTPIDYLNGVGPARADLLRKELGITNYGDLANFFPNRYVDRTKFHKIGQLVPEAAQVQVIGRLISIGTAGAGKATRLVATLADDSGRMELVWFKGQKFFKDSLKTNEVYVVYGKVSRYGSMYSIAHPDIELLKEFKGRQHTAMTPIYPSTEQLVKRKLTNQYFVRLMRQLYSEIKSAFFETLPDDLMRDQQLMSKNEAMHQIHFPSSNKALQQAMKRLKFEELFFIQMELLLQNRIRKTKIKSYAFETVGDHFHNFYNYNLPFELTGAQKRVVKEIRADMANGSHMNRLLQGDVGSGKTIVAVLTCLLAIDNGFQACIMAPTEILAQQHYAGVSELLAPTGLNVSLLTGSVKTKDRRVIHEELEDGSLNILIGTHALIEDKVKFQNLGVAIVDEQHRFGVAQRAKLWKKNDFPPHVLVMTATPIPRTLAMSLYGDLDISIIDELPPGRKEIQTVHRYDKDRLRVFKFIKDEIAKGRQVYIVYPLIQESETLDYKDLMDGYESIVREFPNPQYQVSIVHGQMKPDDKDYEMQRFVKGETQIMVATTVIEVGVNVPNASVMIIESAERFGLSQLHQLRGRVGRGADQSYCILMTSHKLSAEAKTRLETMVRTTDGFEIAEVDLKLRGPGDIMGTRQSGVMELRIADIVKDNELLAQARNAAIKFLNEDPSIGLDKHQSVRRVMNHLQNKKGLWKYIS, from the coding sequence ATGCCTATCAACTTTCTTACCACGCCTATCGATTACCTAAATGGTGTAGGACCAGCTCGTGCAGATTTGTTGCGCAAGGAATTAGGCATCACAAACTACGGCGATCTAGCCAACTTTTTTCCCAATAGGTATGTGGATCGCACCAAGTTTCACAAAATAGGACAGCTCGTTCCTGAAGCAGCACAAGTTCAGGTAATAGGTAGATTAATTTCCATAGGAACGGCTGGCGCAGGAAAAGCCACACGACTCGTTGCTACTCTTGCAGATGACTCTGGTCGCATGGAACTCGTGTGGTTTAAAGGTCAGAAGTTCTTTAAAGACAGTTTAAAGACCAATGAGGTTTATGTAGTGTACGGCAAGGTTTCTCGCTACGGATCCATGTACAGCATCGCACATCCAGATATAGAACTGCTCAAGGAATTTAAGGGTAGGCAGCACACAGCCATGACGCCTATCTATCCATCGACTGAGCAATTGGTCAAACGTAAGTTGACCAATCAATACTTTGTACGATTGATGCGTCAATTATATTCCGAAATCAAAAGTGCGTTTTTTGAGACGCTACCTGACGATTTGATGCGTGACCAGCAGCTCATGAGCAAGAATGAGGCAATGCATCAGATACATTTCCCATCAAGTAATAAGGCGTTGCAGCAAGCCATGAAGCGCCTGAAGTTTGAAGAATTATTCTTTATTCAAATGGAATTGCTGTTGCAAAACAGAATCAGAAAAACCAAAATCAAAAGCTATGCATTTGAAACCGTAGGCGACCATTTTCATAATTTCTACAATTATAATTTGCCTTTTGAGCTTACGGGCGCCCAAAAACGCGTGGTAAAAGAAATAAGGGCAGACATGGCAAATGGATCGCACATGAACCGCTTGCTGCAAGGTGATGTAGGTTCTGGTAAAACCATTGTTGCAGTCTTAACTTGTTTGCTAGCTATTGATAATGGATTCCAAGCCTGCATCATGGCACCTACTGAGATTCTTGCCCAGCAACACTATGCTGGCGTTTCAGAATTATTAGCACCTACGGGTTTGAATGTCTCGTTGCTTACTGGATCTGTAAAGACAAAAGACAGACGAGTAATTCATGAAGAATTGGAAGATGGCAGTTTAAATATTTTAATAGGAACTCACGCGCTGATAGAAGATAAAGTCAAGTTTCAAAATTTAGGTGTGGCGATTGTTGATGAGCAGCATCGATTTGGCGTCGCTCAACGCGCAAAGCTGTGGAAGAAAAACGATTTTCCACCACATGTGTTGGTGATGACGGCAACACCTATACCGCGTACCTTGGCTATGAGTCTATACGGTGATCTCGATATATCTATCATTGACGAATTACCGCCAGGTCGCAAGGAGATACAAACCGTTCACAGGTATGATAAAGACCGACTGCGCGTATTCAAATTTATCAAGGATGAGATTGCTAAAGGCCGACAAGTCTATATCGTATATCCGTTAATTCAGGAATCTGAAACGCTAGATTATAAGGATTTGATGGATGGCTATGAAAGTATCGTGCGCGAGTTTCCTAATCCGCAGTATCAGGTGAGTATCGTTCATGGCCAGATGAAGCCCGATGACAAGGATTATGAGATGCAACGATTTGTTAAGGGTGAAACGCAGATCATGGTCGCTACAACGGTCATTGAAGTTGGTGTTAATGTGCCCAATGCCAGTGTAATGATTATCGAGAGCGCTGAGCGTTTTGGGCTATCACAACTGCACCAACTGCGCGGCAGAGTAGGACGCGGCGCAGACCAGAGTTACTGTATTTTAATGACTAGTCACAAGTTGAGTGCTGAGGCTAAAACCAGACTGGAAACCATGGTAAGAACGACAGATGGTTTTGAAATTGCTGAGGTGGACCTCAAACTACGAGGTCCAGGCGATATCATGGGAACCCGACAAAGCGGCGTGATGGAGCTGCGCATCGCAGATATTGTAAAGGATAACGAGTTACTAGCACAAGCAAGAAACGCAGCGATCAAATTTCTGAATGAAGATCCATCGATAGGACTAGACAAGCATCAATCTGTACGTCGCGTCATGAACCATTTGCAAAACAAGAAAGGTTTGTGGAAGTATATTAGTTGA
- a CDS encoding DUF7935 family protein → MTITTAQLLIAIVPAIIVGVVAYFLISSFLGNEENRRKYHILKETKAQALPTRLAAYERLTLFLERIKPNSLLVRTSPENVSKAQYENMLVASIEQEYDHNIAQQIYVTDDCWNVVRAAKNSTIQKIRQIALSDKTQTADELRNLIINEFMDGRVPSETALSVVRKEVMELL, encoded by the coding sequence TTGACAATCACTACAGCCCAATTACTCATTGCTATCGTTCCTGCTATCATTGTAGGCGTTGTAGCTTATTTCTTGATTTCGTCATTCTTAGGAAATGAAGAAAACCGTAGGAAATATCATATTCTCAAGGAAACAAAAGCGCAGGCTTTACCAACTAGACTTGCTGCCTATGAACGGCTTACTTTGTTTCTAGAACGCATCAAGCCAAACAGTCTGTTGGTGCGCACCTCGCCAGAAAATGTGAGTAAAGCTCAATATGAAAACATGCTCGTTGCTAGTATTGAACAGGAATACGATCATAACATCGCGCAACAGATTTATGTGACTGATGATTGCTGGAACGTGGTGCGAGCTGCAAAGAACTCAACCATTCAAAAAATAAGACAAATCGCCTTGAGTGATAAAACGCAAACCGCAGATGAGTTGCGCAATCTTATCATCAATGAATTTATGGACGGTCGTGTGCCTAGTGAAACCGCGCTGAGCGTGGTTCGTAAAGAAGTAATGGAGTTACTCTAG